A single window of Ammospiza caudacuta isolate bAmmCau1 chromosome Z, bAmmCau1.pri, whole genome shotgun sequence DNA harbors:
- the IFT74 gene encoding intraflagellar transport protein 74 homolog isoform X1, protein MASGNRPPTARSALRSGIGLTSSSRPASSSRTPSAGRVGTAMPPSTGRPGSRGGSLTPGGVLSSQIKVADRPVTQQGLSGIKTAVKGPQRQIMDKTYYLGVLRSKINELTTEINKLQEEVELYKQEKSVYLSYEKRAEALAGEIKDFQGQLADYNMVVDILNTSTDMAEVIRDYNMLKVQNDRDTQNIDKIFTERQATEKLIQAVEEDIEREKIVADDIMKDMSQENQAKYLEIKAANEKLSQELVVQQQELDALNVKEESLRAEIAHSAVKQEAVQLYEKLHELKEHRDRMIAEDKNMESPQEERERLLKQVKDDSQKIASMERQLAEVKEKIDYFKKVIQRLDTDLENHRGEENWKYKELKKREESMDNFLATFEDVKNQELERKAQIEANIVALLEHSSRNLNHMKQISSVTNQELKIMQEDLTFKSNEMQKSQSTAKNLITESQKLQLDLQKMELLEGKMVGELASLKDKIEQTKAELEIYNNLPALKASGEEKKKKLEDDKEKLTKRSRAFKKIMEHLNTEYETLKKELQENETHSQLTNLERKWQHHEQNNFMMKEFIAAKSQESDYQPIMKNSRKLVKEYNKALIEALQNTKN, encoded by the exons ATGGCCAGCGGTAACAGACCTCCCACAGCTCGTTCTGCCTTAAGATCAGGAATAGGACTGACCTCTTCATCAAGGCCTGCCTCTTCATCAAGGACTCCGTCAGCAGGCAGAGTAGGAACAGCG aTGCCTCCTAGTACAGGAAGACCTGGTTCTCGTGGTGGTTCTTTGACTCCTGGAGGAGTCTTATCATCTCAGATTAAAGTTGCAGACCGCCCAGTGACTCAACAGGGATTAAGTGGAATAAAAACTGCAGTGAAAG GTCCTCAGAGACAGATAATGGATAAAACGTACTACCTTGGCGTGCTGAG aagtaaaataaatgaaCTTACAACAGAAATTAACAAGCTGCAGGAAGAAGTAGAATTGTACAAGCAAGAGAAATCTGTCTATTTGTCCTATGAAAAACG GGCAGAGGCTTTAGCTGGTGAAATCAAAGATTTTCAAGGTCAACTAGCAGACTACAACATG GTTGTGGATATACTTAACACCAGTACAGATATGGCAGAAGTGATCCGTGATTACAATATG ttaaagGTTCAGAATGACCGAGACACTCAGAATATAGATaaaattttcacagaaagaCAAGC CACAGAAAAGTTAATTCAAGCTGTAGAAGAAGATATCGAGCGTGAAAAGATTGTGGCAGATGACATAATGAAAGACATGTCACAGGAAAATCAGGCTAAATATCTGGAGATAAAAGCTGCTAATGAGAAACTCTCCCAG GAATTGGTTGTTCAACAGCAGGAATTGGATGCACTAAATGTGAAGGAAGAGAGTCTAAGAGCT GAAATAGCACACTCTGCGGTGAAACAGGAAGCTGTGCAGTTGTATGAAAAGCTCCATGAGCTCAAGGAACATCGAGATCGAATGATTGCTGAGGATAAGAACATGGAGTCTCCAcaggaggaaagagagagatTACTAAAGCAG GTTAAAGATGATAGTCAAAAAATTGCAAGCATGGAAAGACA GTTGgcagaagtaaaagaaaaaatagattattttaaaaaggtcATTCAACGACTTGATACAGATCTGGAGAACCATCGAG GGGAAGAAAATTGGAAATACAAGGAGTTGAAGAAGAGGGAAGAGAGCATGGACA ATTTTCTAGCGACTTTTGAAGATGTGAAGAATCAGGAATTGGAAAGAAAGGCCCAAATAGAAGCCAACATTGTTGCACTCCTGGAGCACTCAAGCAGG AATCTGAATCATATGAAACAAATTTCATCTGTTACCAATCAAGAGCTGAAGATTATGCAGGAAGACCTCACTTTcaaatcaaatgaaatgcagaaatcaCAGAGCACTGCTAAGAATCTGATTACAG AGAGTCAAAAACTGCAGCTGGACCTACAGAAGATGGAACTGTTGGAGGGCAAGATGGTTGGTGAACTAGCTTCTCTTAAGGACAAAATTGAACAGACAAAAGCAGAGTTGGAGATCTACAATAATTTGCCAGCTCTGAAAGCatcaggagaagaaaagaaaaag AAACTCGAGGatgacaaagaaaaattaacaaaacGAAGTCGtgcttttaagaaaataatggaGCATTTGAATACAGAGTATGAGACACTAAAGAAGGAGCTGCAAGAAAATGAGACCCATTCTCAG